The Xiphophorus maculatus strain JP 163 A chromosome 21, X_maculatus-5.0-male, whole genome shotgun sequence genome window below encodes:
- the tyms gene encoding thymidylate synthase codes for MPATSDIHTEEVRRDAASRSDEKPAMEKEEKFGFLCDERGYLSLAEYIMEHGCKKGDRTGTGVLSLFGAQVRYNLRDQFPLLTTKRVFWKGILEELLWFIKGSTNAKELSEKGVKIWDANGSRDFLDNLGFTEREEGDLGPVYGFQWRHFGAEYKDMHTDYTGQGVDQLQNIIDTIKKNPEDRRIIMCAWNPKDLPIMALPPCHALCQFYVCDGELSCQLYQRSADMGLGVPFNIASYALLTYMIAHITGLKPGDFVHTLGDAHVYLNHVEPLKVQVQREIRPFPTLKIKRKVESINDFQAEDFEICGYNPHPTIKMQMAV; via the exons ATGCCTGCAACCTCTGACATACACACCGAGGAGGTGCGCAGAGATGCCGCCTCTAGGAGTGACGAGAAGCCAGCaatggagaaggaggagaagttTGGCTTTCTGTGCGATGAACGCGGATATTTGAGTCTAGCAGAGTACATCATGGAGCACGGCTGCAAGAAGGGAGACCGAACCGGGACAGGAGTCCTGTCTTTGTTCGGAGCTCAAGTCCGATACAACCTACGAG ACCAGTTCCCCTTGTTGACAACTAAGAGAGTTTTCTGGAAAGGCATCCTGGAGGAGTTGCTGTGGTTTATTAAG GGATCAACAAATGCCAAGGAGCTGTCAGAGAAAGGAGTGAAGATCTGGGACGCCAACGGGTCCCGTGACTTCTTGGACAACCTGGGCTTcacagagagggaggagggggaCCTGGGACCTGTGTATGGTTTCCAATGGAGGCACTTCGGTGCAGAGTACAAGGACATGCACACAG ATTACACAGGACAAGGTGTCGACCAGCTGCAAAACATCATTGACACCATCAAGAAAAACCCGGAAGATCGACGGATCATCATGTGTGCCTGGAACCCCAAAG ACCTCCCCATAATGGCGCTGCCCCCCTGCCACGCCCTCTGTCAGTTCTACGTCTGCGACGGGGAGCTGTCCTGTCAGCTGTACCAGCGCTCCGCCGACATGGGTCTGGGGGTGCCTTTCAACATCGCCAGCTATGCACTTCTCACCTACATGATTGCACACATTACAGGACTCAAG CCCGGTGACTTTGTCCACACTCTGGGAGATGCTCACGTCTACCTCAATCACGTTGAGCCTCTGAAAGTGCAG GTCCAGAGGGAGATTCGCCCTTTTCCAACactaaaaatcaaaagaaaagtgGAAAGCATCAATGACTTCCAGGCGGAGGACTTTGAGATCTGTGGCTACAACCCACACCCCACCATAAAGATGCAGATGGCCGTGTGA
- the clul1 gene encoding clusterin-like protein 1 isoform X2: MRRLLVQILCITNIFLCSANSPALSEGILTNLSAAGEKYVNEEIKKSLLRVKQVKEKMEKEEEKHKYLMEEVRHSGDKKRGVMQLARETEQKLEEAEQQCRDLTKSFFGECRPCLEDSCKAFFTSTCRRGYASFVFKVEDFFRKMASQVEATGMNSDKLKSGSAEIKEDETDVELLQADAAFTQLLSNISDLYNHSISLMTSLQHVLGPSLLEASASPDESDDSLLKSWGLDHILYSAFAFGKDVLQELSSTVEDVFEEIQEADEYFHHSNRDAESLSSFGQHPNGYLCRTLRRQASQCWQLQNLCETCGNNLIKECPQLQQLHSEMEEMHTLLNASRLQYDDRLQLVHRHTVDTQRWLGDTRHKYGWISWVANVSKAQSSIFRVIAVNLQQQLRTNDPEADSSVVVSILDSAPLTVSVPADLMVEDPAFVEYIADHALTLYKQQISGMN; this comes from the exons ATGAGGAGGCTTCTAGTTCAAATCCTGTGCATCACTAACATTTTCCTGTGTTCTGCTAATTCTCCTGCACTGAGTGAAGGCATCCTGACAA ATCTGTCTGCAGCCGGCGAGAAGTATGTGAATGAGGAGATAAAGAAATCTCTACTCAGAGTGaaacaagtaaaagaaaaaatggagaaagaagaagagaagcaCAAATACCTGATGGAGGAAGTGAGGCACAGTGGAGACAAGAAAAGG GGGGTCATGCAGCTGGCCAGGGAAACGGAGCAGAAACTTGAGGAGGCCGAGCAGCAGTGTCGAGATTTAACTAAGTCTTTCTTTGGGGAGTGTCGGCCTTGTCTGGAGGATTCTTGTAAGGCCTTCTTTACCTCTACATGTCGCCGTGGCTACgcttcctttgtttttaag GTTGAGGATTTTTTTAGGAAAATGGCCTCCCAGGTTGAGGCCACAGGGATGAATTCAGATAAACTTAAATCTGGTTCAGCTGAGATTAAAGAGGATGAAACAGACGTGGAGCTTCTTCAGGCTGATGCTGCGTTCACTCAGCTGCTGTCGAACATCAGTGACTTGTACAACCACAGCATCAGTCTGATGACGAGTTTGCAGCATGTGCTTGGACCCTCCCTTCTCGAAGCCTCTGCATCGCCAGATGAATCTGATGATagtcttttaaaaagttggGGCTTGGATCACATCTTATACTCAGCATTTGCGTTTGGGAAAGATGTGCTGCAGGAATTGAGCTCCACGGTGGAGGATGTATTCGAAGAGATTCAAGAAGCTGATGAATATTTTCACCACTCAAACAGAG ATGCAGAATCGCTTTCTTCGTTTGGACAGCATCCAAATGGGTATCTGTGTCGAACGCTCCGCAGACAGGCATCACAATGTTGGCAGCTCCAAAACCTGTGTGAGACCTGCGGAAACAATCTAATAAAAG AGTGTCCGCAATTGCAGCAGCTGCACTCTGAGATGGAAGAGATGCACACCCTGCTGAACGCCTCTCGCCTTCAGTATGACGACAGGCTGCAGCTTGTTCACAGACACACAGTGGACACACAGAGGTGGCTTGGGGACACCAGGCACAAGTATGGCTGGATCAGCTGGGTGGCCAATGTCTCAAAGGCTCAGAGCAGCATCTTCAGGGTGATCGCA GTGAATCTGCAGCAACAACTGAGAACTAACGACCCCGAAGCTGACAGCAGTGTGGTTGTGTCCATCTTGGATTCAGCTCCTTTAACTGTATCAGTCCCAGCAGATCTAATGGTAGAGGATCCTGCTTTCGTGGAATATATTGCTGACCATGCTCTGACACTCTATAAGCAGCAAATAAGTG gAATGAACTGA
- the clul1 gene encoding clusterin-like protein 1 isoform X1 — MRRLLVQILCITNIFLCSANSPALSEGILTNLSAAGEKYVNEEIKKSLLRVKQVKEKMEKEEEKHKYLMEEVRHSGDKKRGVMQLARETEQKLEEAEQQCRDLTKSFFGECRPCLEDSCKAFFTSTCRRGYASFVFKVEDFFRKMASQVEATGMNSDKLKSGSAEIKEDETDVELLQADAAFTQLLSNISDLYNHSISLMTSLQHVLGPSLLEASASPDESDDSLLKSWGLDHILYSAFAFGKDVLQELSSTVEDVFEEIQEADEYFHHSNRDAESLSSFGQHPNGYLCRTLRRQASQCWQLQNLCETCGNNLIKECPQLQQLHSEMEEMHTLLNASRLQYDDRLQLVHRHTVDTQRWLGDTRHKYGWISWVANVSKAQSSIFRVIAVNLQQQLRTNDPEADSSVVVSILDSAPLTVSVPADLMVEDPAFVEYIADHALTLYKQQISGKCSS; from the exons ATGAGGAGGCTTCTAGTTCAAATCCTGTGCATCACTAACATTTTCCTGTGTTCTGCTAATTCTCCTGCACTGAGTGAAGGCATCCTGACAA ATCTGTCTGCAGCCGGCGAGAAGTATGTGAATGAGGAGATAAAGAAATCTCTACTCAGAGTGaaacaagtaaaagaaaaaatggagaaagaagaagagaagcaCAAATACCTGATGGAGGAAGTGAGGCACAGTGGAGACAAGAAAAGG GGGGTCATGCAGCTGGCCAGGGAAACGGAGCAGAAACTTGAGGAGGCCGAGCAGCAGTGTCGAGATTTAACTAAGTCTTTCTTTGGGGAGTGTCGGCCTTGTCTGGAGGATTCTTGTAAGGCCTTCTTTACCTCTACATGTCGCCGTGGCTACgcttcctttgtttttaag GTTGAGGATTTTTTTAGGAAAATGGCCTCCCAGGTTGAGGCCACAGGGATGAATTCAGATAAACTTAAATCTGGTTCAGCTGAGATTAAAGAGGATGAAACAGACGTGGAGCTTCTTCAGGCTGATGCTGCGTTCACTCAGCTGCTGTCGAACATCAGTGACTTGTACAACCACAGCATCAGTCTGATGACGAGTTTGCAGCATGTGCTTGGACCCTCCCTTCTCGAAGCCTCTGCATCGCCAGATGAATCTGATGATagtcttttaaaaagttggGGCTTGGATCACATCTTATACTCAGCATTTGCGTTTGGGAAAGATGTGCTGCAGGAATTGAGCTCCACGGTGGAGGATGTATTCGAAGAGATTCAAGAAGCTGATGAATATTTTCACCACTCAAACAGAG ATGCAGAATCGCTTTCTTCGTTTGGACAGCATCCAAATGGGTATCTGTGTCGAACGCTCCGCAGACAGGCATCACAATGTTGGCAGCTCCAAAACCTGTGTGAGACCTGCGGAAACAATCTAATAAAAG AGTGTCCGCAATTGCAGCAGCTGCACTCTGAGATGGAAGAGATGCACACCCTGCTGAACGCCTCTCGCCTTCAGTATGACGACAGGCTGCAGCTTGTTCACAGACACACAGTGGACACACAGAGGTGGCTTGGGGACACCAGGCACAAGTATGGCTGGATCAGCTGGGTGGCCAATGTCTCAAAGGCTCAGAGCAGCATCTTCAGGGTGATCGCA GTGAATCTGCAGCAACAACTGAGAACTAACGACCCCGAAGCTGACAGCAGTGTGGTTGTGTCCATCTTGGATTCAGCTCCTTTAACTGTATCAGTCCCAGCAGATCTAATGGTAGAGGATCCTGCTTTCGTGGAATATATTGCTGACCATGCTCTGACACTCTATAAGCAGCAAATAAGTGGTAAATGTTCTTCTTAA
- the clul1 gene encoding clusterin-like protein 1 isoform X3 — MEKEEEKHKYLMEEVRHSGDKKRGVMQLARETEQKLEEAEQQCRDLTKSFFGECRPCLEDSCKAFFTSTCRRGYASFVFKVEDFFRKMASQVEATGMNSDKLKSGSAEIKEDETDVELLQADAAFTQLLSNISDLYNHSISLMTSLQHVLGPSLLEASASPDESDDSLLKSWGLDHILYSAFAFGKDVLQELSSTVEDVFEEIQEADEYFHHSNRDAESLSSFGQHPNGYLCRTLRRQASQCWQLQNLCETCGNNLIKECPQLQQLHSEMEEMHTLLNASRLQYDDRLQLVHRHTVDTQRWLGDTRHKYGWISWVANVSKAQSSIFRVIAVNLQQQLRTNDPEADSSVVVSILDSAPLTVSVPADLMVEDPAFVEYIADHALTLYKQQISGKCSS; from the exons atggagaaagaagaagagaagcaCAAATACCTGATGGAGGAAGTGAGGCACAGTGGAGACAAGAAAAGG GGGGTCATGCAGCTGGCCAGGGAAACGGAGCAGAAACTTGAGGAGGCCGAGCAGCAGTGTCGAGATTTAACTAAGTCTTTCTTTGGGGAGTGTCGGCCTTGTCTGGAGGATTCTTGTAAGGCCTTCTTTACCTCTACATGTCGCCGTGGCTACgcttcctttgtttttaag GTTGAGGATTTTTTTAGGAAAATGGCCTCCCAGGTTGAGGCCACAGGGATGAATTCAGATAAACTTAAATCTGGTTCAGCTGAGATTAAAGAGGATGAAACAGACGTGGAGCTTCTTCAGGCTGATGCTGCGTTCACTCAGCTGCTGTCGAACATCAGTGACTTGTACAACCACAGCATCAGTCTGATGACGAGTTTGCAGCATGTGCTTGGACCCTCCCTTCTCGAAGCCTCTGCATCGCCAGATGAATCTGATGATagtcttttaaaaagttggGGCTTGGATCACATCTTATACTCAGCATTTGCGTTTGGGAAAGATGTGCTGCAGGAATTGAGCTCCACGGTGGAGGATGTATTCGAAGAGATTCAAGAAGCTGATGAATATTTTCACCACTCAAACAGAG ATGCAGAATCGCTTTCTTCGTTTGGACAGCATCCAAATGGGTATCTGTGTCGAACGCTCCGCAGACAGGCATCACAATGTTGGCAGCTCCAAAACCTGTGTGAGACCTGCGGAAACAATCTAATAAAAG AGTGTCCGCAATTGCAGCAGCTGCACTCTGAGATGGAAGAGATGCACACCCTGCTGAACGCCTCTCGCCTTCAGTATGACGACAGGCTGCAGCTTGTTCACAGACACACAGTGGACACACAGAGGTGGCTTGGGGACACCAGGCACAAGTATGGCTGGATCAGCTGGGTGGCCAATGTCTCAAAGGCTCAGAGCAGCATCTTCAGGGTGATCGCA GTGAATCTGCAGCAACAACTGAGAACTAACGACCCCGAAGCTGACAGCAGTGTGGTTGTGTCCATCTTGGATTCAGCTCCTTTAACTGTATCAGTCCCAGCAGATCTAATGGTAGAGGATCCTGCTTTCGTGGAATATATTGCTGACCATGCTCTGACACTCTATAAGCAGCAAATAAGTGGTAAATGTTCTTCTTAA